In Cotesia glomerata isolate CgM1 linkage group LG1, MPM_Cglom_v2.3, whole genome shotgun sequence, one genomic interval encodes:
- the LOC123265872 gene encoding uncharacterized protein LOC123265872 has protein sequence MQSRMENLKDTRVVFFNLKIILKKVNEELSRINILGEGYTVSEYENLSMIKDSHMEIFNKREKKIESHHNKCVAIIDMLSKVKEQSVSLDNDILIYKNKLGELEEIKNKLQVEFNMLRRQKDAKRKKILSLQRKLFSVTPEVIKEMSSRGVEYAKLRSRIQSMKESDD, from the exons ATGCAGAGTCGTATGGAAAATTTGAAAGACACTCGCgtcgttttttttaatttgaagattattttgaagaaagtAAATGAGGAACTTTCTAGAATTAATATTCTAGGTGAAGGTTACACCGTGTCAGAGTACGAGAATTTATCTATGATTAAAGATTCTCATatggaaattttcaataagcgagaaaaaaaaatcgaaagtCATCACAATAAATGTGTCGCAATAATTGAC atGTTATCAAAAGTCAAAGAACAATCGGTGAGTCTAGATAATgatattttgatttataaaaacaaacttGGAGAGTtggaagaaattaaaaataaattgcaagTTGAATTTAATATGCTGAGACGTCAGAAAGATgcgaagagaaaaaaaatattatcactGCAGCGGAAACTTTTCTCTGTGACCCCGGAGGTGATCAAAGAAATGTCAAGCCGCGGGGTTGAATACGCGAAGCTTAGGTCTAGAATACAGAGCATGAAAGAAAGcgatgattaa